A window of the Gordonia humi genome harbors these coding sequences:
- a CDS encoding AMP-binding protein — translation MSTRGIWIEQYTAPRERYVAPAASIPAAFADTVAARPDETLIRYFDGALSVSEVDRLADATAVALAERGFGRGDRAVLYLQNVPQYLIAALGVWRLGGVVVSANPMYKARELGEIVADSGARAVIAMESLHTVVTEVLVEHPTPIVVTTSELEFAERRDGVLSSSARINCPGAVPLADLLAEYAGARPEPVAVGADDLAVLTYTSGTTGPPKGAEISHGNLVFSATTYRDWIGIDADDVIFGVAPMFHITGVVGHAALAMLTGATLVLTYRFDPVDAVETIAEYGATFTVGSITVFIALMNAPNATREKLATLAKIYSGGAPIPPSTLQMFDEAFGHHIHNIYGLTETTSPAVAVPCGRRAPVDARTGAAAVGVPVYDTVVRIVDDAGEDVDPAESGEVVIAGPQVVRGYWNRPDETAAAMPGNALRTGDVGYFDADGWLYLVDRKKDQINASGYKVWPREVEDVLYEHAAVREVAVVGVPDAYRGETVKAFVSLRDGARVTAAELTAYARERLAAYKAPTEIALLDELPKTASGKILRRTLRDAGR, via the coding sequence ATGAGTACGCGCGGGATCTGGATCGAGCAGTACACGGCACCTCGGGAACGCTATGTCGCGCCTGCCGCATCGATCCCCGCCGCGTTCGCCGACACCGTCGCCGCTCGTCCGGACGAGACGCTGATCCGCTACTTCGACGGCGCGCTGTCGGTGTCCGAGGTCGACCGGCTCGCCGATGCGACGGCCGTCGCCCTGGCCGAGCGCGGCTTCGGACGCGGCGACCGCGCGGTTCTCTACCTGCAGAACGTTCCGCAGTACCTGATAGCGGCCCTCGGGGTCTGGCGGCTCGGCGGCGTCGTGGTCTCGGCCAATCCGATGTACAAGGCGCGCGAACTCGGCGAGATCGTCGCCGACAGCGGAGCGCGGGCCGTGATCGCCATGGAGTCGCTCCACACCGTGGTGACTGAGGTCCTCGTCGAGCATCCGACGCCCATCGTCGTCACGACCTCCGAGCTCGAGTTCGCCGAGCGCCGCGACGGCGTCCTCTCGTCGTCGGCCCGCATCAACTGCCCGGGCGCCGTACCGCTCGCGGACCTGCTCGCCGAGTACGCGGGCGCTCGCCCCGAACCCGTGGCCGTCGGCGCGGACGATCTCGCCGTCCTGACCTACACCTCGGGTACGACCGGCCCGCCCAAGGGGGCCGAGATCAGCCACGGCAACCTGGTGTTCAGCGCGACCACCTACCGCGACTGGATCGGCATCGACGCCGACGACGTGATCTTCGGCGTCGCGCCGATGTTCCACATCACCGGTGTGGTGGGCCACGCGGCCCTGGCGATGCTCACCGGCGCGACTCTCGTCCTGACGTACCGGTTCGACCCGGTCGACGCGGTCGAGACGATCGCCGAGTACGGCGCCACCTTCACCGTCGGATCGATCACCGTCTTCATCGCGCTGATGAACGCTCCGAACGCCACCCGCGAGAAGCTCGCGACGCTGGCCAAGATCTACTCCGGCGGCGCGCCGATCCCGCCGTCGACCCTCCAGATGTTCGACGAGGCGTTCGGTCACCACATCCACAACATCTACGGACTCACCGAGACCACGTCGCCCGCGGTGGCCGTACCGTGCGGCAGGCGCGCGCCCGTCGACGCCCGCACCGGTGCGGCCGCCGTCGGCGTGCCCGTGTACGACACCGTCGTCCGCATCGTGGACGATGCGGGCGAGGACGTCGACCCGGCGGAGTCGGGCGAAGTCGTGATCGCCGGACCGCAGGTGGTGCGCGGGTACTGGAACCGTCCCGACGAGACCGCCGCGGCCATGCCGGGCAACGCCCTGCGAACCGGTGACGTCGGATACTTCGACGCCGACGGTTGGCTGTACCTGGTGGACCGCAAGAAGGACCAGATCAATGCGAGCGGATACAAGGTGTGGCCGCGCGAGGTGGAGGACGTTCTCTACGAGCACGCCGCGGTCCGCGAGGTGGCCGTGGTCGGCGTCCCGGACGCCTATCGCGGCGAGACGGTAAAGGCGTTCGTGAGTCTGCGCGACGGAGCGCGAGTCACGGCGGCGGAGCTGACCGCATACGCCCGCGAGCGTCTCGCGGCATACAAGGCGCCCACGGAGATCGCGCTGCTCGACGAGCTGCCGAAGACCGCGAGCGGCAAGATCCTCCGCCGGACGCTGCGCGACGCGGGGCGGTGA
- a CDS encoding response regulator transcription factor — protein MTMQAAHDVLSTRQMRAVLAVLERCEELGDGPDFKEGLAEAIARYFDVRDVTFFHGRTYSTIFDDPAPVLTGATESLLSAYHERWRDKDVFTLPQARRALTENGFATLDELSRLPVPQHSYVVDYLHPNDMDTASAMHLQLADGEALIGMFDKVRTWEASDVVAVRMLARQLRARTVSVSVADASVDELAALTPRQREVAALVSEGLSNAEIAERLFLSELSIKKYISRIFEATGHRNRSELATAVLRHDRRASA, from the coding sequence ATGACGATGCAGGCGGCTCACGACGTCCTCTCCACGCGCCAGATGCGCGCGGTCCTCGCCGTGCTGGAGCGGTGTGAGGAGCTCGGCGACGGCCCGGACTTCAAGGAGGGGCTCGCGGAGGCGATCGCCCGATACTTCGACGTCCGCGACGTCACCTTCTTCCACGGTCGCACGTACTCGACGATCTTCGACGATCCGGCGCCGGTGCTGACCGGCGCCACCGAGTCGCTGCTGTCCGCGTATCACGAGCGGTGGCGCGACAAGGACGTGTTCACCCTGCCGCAGGCGCGTCGTGCCCTCACCGAGAACGGCTTCGCCACCCTCGACGAACTGTCGCGACTCCCGGTGCCGCAGCACTCCTACGTGGTCGACTACCTGCATCCCAACGACATGGACACCGCCTCGGCCATGCACCTGCAGCTCGCGGACGGTGAGGCGTTGATCGGCATGTTCGACAAGGTGCGCACCTGGGAGGCGTCCGATGTGGTGGCGGTGCGGATGCTCGCCCGCCAACTGCGGGCCCGCACGGTGTCGGTGTCGGTCGCGGACGCGTCGGTCGACGAACTGGCCGCACTGACTCCGCGGCAACGCGAAGTCGCGGCCCTGGTCAGCGAAGGTCTGAGCAATGCCGAGATCGCCGAGCGGCTGTTCCTCTCGGAGCTGTCGATCAAGAAGTACATCAGCCGGATCTTCGAGGCCACGGGCCATCGCAACAGATCCGAACTCGCGACGGCCGTGCTGAGGCACGACCGTCGCGCGTCGGCGTAG
- the ribB gene encoding 3,4-dihydroxy-2-butanone-4-phosphate synthase, translating into MSTDRVQTCLSELRAGRPVIVLDDASRENEADLVLAAEYADVDTVAFFLEHTSGFLCVALPAETTDRLRLPQMVVDPTDPLGTAFTVSVDAASGVTTGISAADRARTIALLGDRSCGADDLTRPGHVMPLRARAGGVLSRRGHTEASVDLCAAAGLSPAGLICEMVTPDRRGMLARDDVDAFADRHGLAVVTIDEIVTYRRRTAGLTRGATCRLPTDHGYFEATVYTSATGAEHMALVHGDVDAGTPLVRVHSECLTGDTLASRRCDCGAQLHAAMAQITAAETGIVLYLGGHEGRGIGLAAKIDAYRLQDEEGLDTVDANLALGAPVDARDYHDAAAILADLGVEQIALLSNNPAKRAGLIDAGVGVTRVVGLQTPPTPENADYLATKRDRMGHTLRAAVGVA; encoded by the coding sequence ATGAGCACCGACCGAGTGCAGACCTGTCTGTCCGAGCTCCGCGCCGGCCGGCCGGTCATCGTCCTCGACGACGCCTCCCGTGAGAACGAGGCCGACCTCGTCCTCGCCGCGGAGTACGCCGACGTCGACACCGTCGCGTTCTTCCTCGAGCACACCTCCGGATTCCTGTGCGTCGCGCTGCCCGCCGAGACCACCGACCGCCTGCGTCTGCCGCAGATGGTGGTGGATCCGACGGACCCCCTGGGTACCGCGTTCACCGTCTCCGTCGACGCCGCCTCCGGGGTCACCACCGGCATCAGCGCAGCCGATCGGGCGCGGACCATCGCGCTCCTCGGTGATCGGTCGTGCGGTGCGGACGACCTCACCCGCCCAGGCCATGTGATGCCGCTGCGGGCCCGCGCGGGCGGAGTCCTGAGCCGACGCGGCCACACCGAGGCGTCGGTCGACCTGTGCGCGGCCGCCGGACTGTCTCCGGCCGGTCTGATCTGCGAGATGGTGACCCCCGATCGCCGCGGAATGCTGGCTCGCGACGACGTGGACGCGTTCGCCGACCGACACGGTCTCGCCGTGGTGACGATCGACGAGATCGTCACGTACCGGCGACGCACCGCCGGCCTCACCCGCGGCGCCACCTGCCGCCTGCCCACCGACCACGGGTACTTCGAGGCGACGGTCTACACGTCGGCGACGGGCGCCGAGCACATGGCGTTGGTCCACGGCGACGTCGACGCCGGCACGCCGCTGGTCCGCGTGCACAGCGAATGCCTCACCGGCGACACCCTCGCCTCGCGGCGCTGCGACTGCGGTGCGCAGTTGCACGCCGCGATGGCCCAGATCACCGCGGCCGAGACGGGCATCGTGCTGTATCTCGGCGGTCACGAGGGACGCGGCATCGGACTGGCCGCGAAGATCGACGCCTACCGACTGCAGGACGAGGAGGGACTCGACACCGTCGACGCCAACCTCGCGCTGGGCGCCCCGGTCGACGCCCGCGACTATCACGACGCCGCCGCGATCCTCGCCGACCTCGGTGTCGAACAGATCGCCCTGCTGTCGAACAACCCGGCCAAACGCGCGGGCCTGATCGATGCGGGCGTCGGCGTCACGCGGGTCGTGGGACTGCAGACCCCGCCGACGCCGGAGAACGCGGACTATCTGGCGACCAAACGGGACCGGATGGGGCACACCCTGCGGGCCGCGGTGGGCGTCGCATAG
- a CDS encoding flavin reductase family protein produces MDSNTIEATAPDTVREHFREALSHFGSGVVVITAIDPTGEPVGMTVGSFTSISLEPPLVGFFAAHTSTTLPRVLGGGTFCVNVLSETQHDLARAFARSGTAKFAGVEWTPGVGGAPRLAGAHAWIDATIDVRHTIGDHELIVGAVDGLLVPRTSDPLVFHRSTFHGLRAR; encoded by the coding sequence ATGGACAGCAACACCATCGAGGCCACCGCACCGGACACGGTCCGCGAACACTTCCGTGAGGCGTTGTCGCACTTCGGTTCCGGCGTCGTCGTCATCACCGCGATCGATCCGACGGGCGAGCCGGTCGGGATGACGGTCGGCTCGTTCACCTCGATCTCCCTCGAACCGCCGCTGGTCGGCTTCTTCGCCGCACACACCTCGACGACCCTTCCCCGCGTGCTCGGCGGCGGGACGTTCTGCGTCAACGTGTTGTCCGAGACTCAGCACGATCTGGCCCGCGCCTTCGCCCGCAGCGGCACCGCCAAGTTCGCGGGCGTCGAGTGGACGCCCGGCGTCGGCGGCGCCCCTCGCCTGGCGGGCGCCCACGCCTGGATCGACGCCACCATCGACGTCCGGCACACGATCGGCGACCACGAGCTGATCGTCGGCGCCGTCGACGGCCTGCTGGTGCCGCGCACCTCCGATCCGCTGGTGTTCCACCGATCGACCTTCCACGGATTGCGAGCCCGCTGA
- a CDS encoding SRPBCC family protein, translated as MASITVQSDFPVDAATVWGHVGNTADVADWIPAIGSSRMEGDVRHVVFTDGEPARERIVAHSDTDRSYTYSYIDGPLPLEHYESTVTVHETGPNSSRVVWSAEFGAASADVEQGLTTGITEIYSGALDELKAQLTRSR; from the coding sequence ATGGCGAGCATCACGGTGCAATCGGACTTCCCTGTCGACGCCGCGACCGTGTGGGGCCACGTCGGCAACACCGCCGACGTCGCGGACTGGATTCCGGCGATCGGCTCGTCGCGCATGGAAGGCGACGTGCGGCACGTGGTCTTCACCGACGGCGAGCCCGCCCGCGAGCGGATCGTCGCTCACAGCGACACCGACCGCAGCTACACGTACTCGTACATCGACGGTCCACTGCCGCTGGAGCACTACGAGTCGACGGTGACCGTTCACGAGACCGGCCCGAACTCCAGCCGCGTCGTGTGGTCGGCCGAGTTCGGCGCGGCATCGGCCGACGTCGAGCAGGGGTTGACCACCGGGATCACCGAGATCTACTCCGGCGCTCTCGACGAGCTCAAGGCCCAGCTCACTCGCTCCCGCTGA
- a CDS encoding LLM class flavin-dependent oxidoreductase → MSKLKFGAFLAPIHEPGQNPTLLLQRDLELVQYLDELGYDEAWFGEHHSAGAEIYASPEIMIAAAGERTSRIRLGTGVTSVSYHNPLWAAERMVMLDHLTKGRVLFGLGPGSLPTDAAMLGLSQIDTRELLAENTDIIMRLLRGETVSAKTKTHELFDAKIQMAPYSDPLFDVVAAAVASPSGARLAGKHGIGLLSIAATLTADGFSALQHHWGILEEFAEQSGRLDEVDRSTWRLVGPFHIAETKEQAYADVQHGIEYWFNYLQHVAAFPQMDVRGTNKDEMIDFINTSGIGVIGTAEEARAQVQRLIDQSGGFGTLLVQAHDWANPQATRRSFELFAQDVIPYFQGQAQPMIDAANRAEAVREGQAEAHASALDHFTKKYNAELGR, encoded by the coding sequence ATGAGCAAGCTGAAGTTCGGCGCCTTTCTGGCGCCGATCCACGAGCCGGGCCAGAACCCGACCCTGCTCCTGCAGCGCGACCTGGAGCTCGTTCAGTACCTGGACGAGCTCGGCTACGACGAGGCCTGGTTCGGCGAGCACCACTCGGCGGGCGCGGAGATCTACGCCTCGCCGGAGATCATGATCGCCGCAGCGGGCGAGCGCACCAGCCGCATCAGACTCGGCACCGGCGTCACCTCCGTCTCGTACCACAACCCGTTGTGGGCGGCCGAACGCATGGTGATGCTCGACCATCTCACCAAGGGTCGCGTCCTCTTCGGTCTCGGCCCGGGCTCGCTGCCGACCGACGCCGCCATGCTCGGCCTCTCGCAGATCGACACCCGCGAACTGCTCGCCGAGAACACCGACATCATCATGCGGCTGCTGCGCGGCGAGACCGTCAGTGCCAAGACCAAGACGCACGAGCTGTTCGACGCCAAGATCCAGATGGCGCCCTACTCGGATCCGCTGTTCGACGTGGTGGCCGCGGCTGTCGCATCGCCGTCGGGTGCGCGCCTGGCGGGCAAGCACGGCATCGGTCTGCTCTCGATCGCCGCGACGCTGACCGCCGACGGATTCTCGGCGCTGCAGCACCACTGGGGCATCCTGGAGGAGTTTGCGGAACAGTCCGGACGCCTCGATGAGGTCGACCGCTCCACGTGGCGCCTCGTCGGGCCGTTCCACATCGCCGAGACCAAGGAACAGGCTTACGCCGACGTCCAGCACGGCATCGAGTACTGGTTCAACTACCTCCAGCACGTCGCCGCGTTCCCGCAGATGGACGTCCGCGGCACCAACAAGGACGAGATGATCGACTTCATCAACACGTCCGGCATCGGCGTCATCGGCACCGCCGAGGAGGCCCGCGCACAGGTGCAGCGCCTGATCGATCAGTCGGGCGGCTTCGGCACCCTCCTCGTCCAGGCCCACGACTGGGCGAACCCGCAGGCCACGCGCCGTTCGTTCGAGTTGTTCGCCCAGGACGTGATCCCCTACTTCCAGGGGCAGGCGCAGCCGATGATCGACGCGGCGAACCGTGCCGAGGCGGTCCGCGAGGGTCAGGCCGAGGCGCATGCGAGCGCCCTCGACCACTTCACCAAGAAGTACAACGCGGAGTTGGGACGGTAA
- a CDS encoding type VII secretion target codes for MKDVTVEPGSVSQAAGTQQTAAEQVAAQASAERIDTGALAGTFGLIGAGFLSALAEVGAQRTRTLDELATAHASTSSSATQAGLAYCQCDDTGAREVAV; via the coding sequence ATGAAGGACGTCACAGTGGAACCAGGATCAGTCAGTCAGGCGGCGGGCACTCAGCAGACGGCCGCGGAGCAGGTCGCGGCGCAGGCGAGCGCCGAGCGGATCGACACCGGCGCTCTCGCCGGCACCTTCGGTCTGATCGGTGCGGGATTCCTGTCGGCGCTGGCCGAGGTGGGCGCGCAGCGGACCCGGACATTGGACGAGTTGGCGACGGCGCACGCCTCGACGTCGTCGTCGGCGACGCAGGCGGGCCTCGCCTACTGCCAATGCGACGACACCGGGGCCCGGGAGGTGGCGGTGTGA
- a CDS encoding C40 family peptidase, with amino-acid sequence MSAALLIAPLKMLVSVLGTGVLPPGATTALADAESTLGAASDESSGTARAVRAGWYGDGGDAVSAVAAELGNADTAAARSGVDVASTIETAAGHVRTANTALNALVDSFVTAASAVPAAATPAGLAVLIPLALDHIARGVQVIQTAQTQLDADTAALGRHQAPAEVVTTEAGGPTAATAGAEGGVAITLPDGSTSYAPNETAATAVRAALSVRGTPYVWGGTTTDGFDCSGLTQWAYHQAGVDLPRLAQEQDTAGAAVAQSDLMPGDLAVWSGHVAMYIGNGQYVETGGDPVGVTPLYTNNPGQSFEGFYRPRT; translated from the coding sequence GTGAGCGCCGCACTGCTGATCGCACCGTTGAAGATGCTCGTCTCGGTGCTGGGCACCGGCGTCCTGCCGCCCGGTGCGACGACGGCACTGGCCGACGCCGAGTCGACGCTCGGCGCGGCCTCCGACGAGTCGAGCGGCACGGCCCGCGCCGTCCGGGCGGGGTGGTACGGCGACGGCGGTGACGCGGTCTCCGCGGTCGCCGCGGAGCTCGGGAACGCGGACACCGCGGCGGCCCGGTCCGGGGTGGACGTCGCATCCACGATCGAGACGGCCGCCGGACACGTGCGCACCGCGAACACGGCGTTGAACGCGCTCGTCGACTCGTTCGTCACCGCGGCCTCGGCGGTTCCGGCGGCTGCCACCCCCGCGGGTCTGGCAGTGCTGATCCCGCTGGCGCTCGACCACATCGCACGGGGTGTGCAGGTGATCCAGACCGCGCAGACGCAGCTCGACGCCGATACCGCCGCACTCGGGCGGCACCAGGCGCCCGCCGAGGTGGTCACCACGGAGGCGGGCGGACCGACCGCCGCGACGGCGGGTGCGGAAGGCGGTGTCGCGATCACCCTGCCCGACGGCTCGACGTCGTACGCGCCCAACGAGACGGCGGCCACGGCGGTCCGCGCGGCGCTCAGCGTACGGGGCACCCCGTACGTGTGGGGCGGCACCACCACCGACGGCTTCGACTGCAGCGGTCTCACCCAGTGGGCCTACCACCAGGCGGGTGTCGATCTGCCACGACTCGCGCAGGAGCAGGACACCGCCGGTGCGGCCGTCGCGCAGTCGGACCTCATGCCGGGCGACCTCGCCGTCTGGTCCGGCCACGTCGCCATGTACATCGGCAACGGCCAGTACGTCGAGACCGGCGGCGATCCGGTGGGCGTCACCCCGCTGTACACGAACAACCCCGGCCAGTCGTTCGAGGGCTTCTACCGGCCGCGGACCTGA
- the upp gene encoding uracil phosphoribosyltransferase yields the protein MTSSSSGDALDIHVVDHPLARAWLTVLRDEVTDNTAFRSALARLSRMLVYEAFADAPVDEVDVQTPVGVAPGVRVRTPPLFVPVLRAGLGMLDAALAVLPDARIGFVGVARDEETAQPVEYLASLPEDLSGQPVYVLDPMLATGGSLLHTLDLLAARGATGMTAVCVVGAPEGIAALRDSDHRVRLVIGAVDDRLNERNFIVPGLGDAGDRQYGPR from the coding sequence ATGACCTCGTCCAGTTCCGGCGACGCCCTCGACATCCACGTCGTCGACCACCCGTTGGCGCGAGCCTGGCTGACCGTCCTGCGCGATGAGGTCACCGACAACACGGCGTTCCGCAGCGCGCTCGCCCGCCTGAGCCGGATGCTCGTCTACGAGGCGTTCGCCGACGCGCCGGTCGACGAGGTCGACGTGCAGACGCCGGTCGGCGTCGCTCCGGGCGTGCGCGTTCGGACGCCACCGCTGTTCGTCCCGGTGCTGCGCGCCGGGCTCGGCATGCTCGACGCGGCGTTGGCGGTCCTGCCCGACGCACGGATCGGCTTCGTCGGCGTCGCCCGCGACGAGGAGACCGCACAGCCGGTCGAGTACCTCGCCTCGCTGCCGGAGGATCTGTCCGGGCAGCCGGTGTACGTTCTCGATCCGATGCTGGCGACGGGCGGGTCGCTGCTGCACACCCTCGACCTGCTCGCCGCTCGCGGGGCCACCGGGATGACCGCGGTGTGCGTCGTCGGCGCGCCGGAAGGCATTGCGGCACTGCGCGACAGCGATCACCGGGTGCGCCTGGTGATCGGCGCCGTCGACGACCGGCTCAACGAACGGAACTTCATCGTGCCCGGCCTCGGTGATGCGGGCGACCGACAGTACGGGCCGCGATAG
- a CDS encoding YoaK family protein codes for MQNVRRREWLLAVILSAVAGGLDAIGFLDLGGYFVSFMSGNTTRMSAETVEVGWAVAWHAVGLVGLFFVGAVIGSMIAHIGDGRVTVMAASTALVGVSAVGTLIDALPFPAVLGVAVAMGVLNSTFLRDGEVSIGVTYMTGTLVKAAQRFGMALMGGPRWVWVRYLSLWAALAAGSLLGAWAYSAWQIASLWAVFAVLVITTAATWWSRRAQPAQLTQA; via the coding sequence ATGCAGAACGTCCGGCGCCGCGAGTGGCTCCTCGCGGTGATCCTCTCCGCGGTCGCGGGCGGGCTCGACGCGATCGGCTTCCTCGATCTCGGCGGCTACTTCGTCTCGTTCATGAGCGGCAACACCACGCGGATGTCGGCCGAGACCGTCGAAGTCGGCTGGGCTGTGGCCTGGCATGCGGTCGGCCTGGTCGGTCTGTTCTTCGTCGGCGCGGTGATCGGTTCGATGATCGCGCACATCGGCGACGGGCGAGTCACCGTCATGGCGGCGTCGACGGCCCTGGTGGGGGTGTCGGCCGTCGGAACGCTCATCGACGCGTTGCCGTTCCCCGCGGTGTTGGGGGTCGCTGTCGCGATGGGAGTTCTGAATTCGACGTTCCTGCGCGACGGAGAGGTGTCCATCGGCGTCACGTACATGACCGGCACCCTGGTCAAGGCGGCGCAGAGGTTCGGCATGGCGTTGATGGGCGGTCCGCGGTGGGTGTGGGTCCGCTATCTGAGTCTGTGGGCGGCACTGGCCGCCGGGTCGTTGCTCGGCGCCTGGGCGTACTCGGCGTGGCAGATCGCGTCGTTGTGGGCGGTGTTCGCGGTACTGGTGATCACGACGGCCGCGACGTGGTGGTCGCGGCGCGCGCAACCGGCTCAGCTCACCCAGGCCTGA
- a CDS encoding phospho-sugar mutase, whose product MLAFGTAGLRGPVREGPDGMNVATVTRATAGLAAWLGAHGYAGGTVVVGRDARHGSDDFAAATREVLAAAGFDVVALPDPGPTPLVAFACRALDAVAGVMVTASHNPAGDNGYKVYLAGGAQLIGPADREIEAAISAAADDVARTPVGSDARARRIRDDYLDRIAVRFPETDGAPVRIAVTAMHGVGGPLVVDALHRTGFPDVHPVPRQQEADPDFPTVAFPNPEEPGATDLLLATARRVNADLAIALDPDADRCAIGIRDGDDWRMLTGDETGALLGEAILTDAPADPPPVVASSIVSGTLMHDDARARGADARRTLTGFKWLVRAGEPLVYAYEEALGHCVDPDAVRDKDGISAAVACALIARSWAGRGGIGAALDALARRRGVYVTAQRSLRFDDPARITAFLTALRQSPPGEVAGFPVTVADYADRHDALATDGIELTGSRPHSTGEQGSTDGEEALRIFVRSSGTEPKLKIYGQLTRPWAGASLGLQREQSSGDLAHALEQIATYPMEDHR is encoded by the coding sequence ATGCTCGCCTTCGGCACCGCCGGACTGCGCGGACCGGTCCGCGAGGGCCCGGACGGCATGAACGTCGCCACGGTGACCCGCGCGACGGCGGGTCTGGCCGCTTGGCTCGGTGCACACGGGTACGCGGGCGGGACCGTCGTCGTCGGGCGGGACGCGCGCCACGGCTCCGACGACTTCGCCGCGGCCACGCGCGAAGTGCTCGCCGCCGCGGGTTTCGATGTCGTCGCCCTGCCCGATCCCGGACCGACGCCGCTCGTGGCGTTCGCCTGTCGCGCCCTCGACGCGGTCGCCGGAGTCATGGTGACGGCCTCGCACAATCCGGCCGGCGACAACGGCTACAAGGTCTATCTGGCCGGCGGAGCACAGCTCATCGGTCCGGCCGACCGGGAGATCGAGGCCGCGATCTCCGCCGCCGCCGACGACGTCGCCCGCACGCCGGTGGGCTCCGACGCCCGCGCCCGCCGCATCCGCGACGACTACCTCGACCGGATCGCCGTACGGTTCCCCGAGACCGACGGGGCACCCGTTCGCATCGCGGTGACCGCCATGCACGGCGTCGGCGGCCCCCTCGTCGTGGACGCGTTGCACCGCACCGGCTTTCCCGACGTGCACCCCGTGCCGCGGCAGCAGGAGGCCGACCCCGACTTCCCCACCGTCGCCTTTCCGAACCCGGAGGAGCCCGGGGCCACCGATCTGCTGCTCGCCACCGCGCGCCGCGTGAACGCCGACCTCGCGATAGCCCTCGACCCCGACGCCGACCGGTGCGCGATCGGCATCCGCGACGGCGACGATTGGCGGATGCTGACCGGCGACGAGACCGGCGCGCTTCTCGGCGAGGCGATCCTGACCGACGCACCCGCCGATCCGCCGCCCGTCGTAGCGAGCTCGATCGTCTCCGGCACTCTCATGCACGACGACGCCCGCGCGCGCGGCGCCGACGCCCGGCGCACCCTCACCGGCTTCAAATGGCTGGTCCGCGCGGGCGAACCCCTCGTCTACGCCTACGAGGAGGCCCTCGGGCACTGTGTGGACCCGGACGCCGTCCGCGACAAGGACGGGATCAGCGCCGCCGTGGCGTGCGCGCTGATCGCCCGGTCGTGGGCCGGGCGCGGCGGCATCGGCGCCGCACTCGACGCACTCGCCCGACGGCGCGGTGTCTACGTCACCGCTCAGCGATCGCTCCGATTCGACGATCCGGCGCGCATCACCGCGTTCCTGACCGCGCTGCGGCAGTCCCCGCCCGGCGAGGTCGCCGGATTCCCGGTCACCGTCGCCGACTACGCGGACCGCCACGATGCGCTCGCGACCGACGGAATCGAGCTGACGGGGTCTCGACCGCACTCGACCGGCGAACAGGGCTCGACCGACGGAGAGGAGGCTCTCCGCATCTTCGTCCGGTCGAGCGGCACCGAGCCGAAACTCAAGATCTACGGTCAGCTGACCCGACCGTGGGCAGGCGCTAGCCTGGGGCTACAGCGCGAACAGTCGTCGGGGGACCTCGCACACGCACTGGAACAGATCGCGACGTACCCCATGGAGGACCACCGATGA
- a CDS encoding purine-nucleoside phosphorylase, whose translation MDPTVDPDAAARAAAATIAAETACPSHDVAVVLGSGWAPAAAAIGAPTAELAMAGIPGFAPPSAQGHAGTVQSIRIGDARVLVLLGRIHAYEGHDLARVVHPIRTAAAAGARTVVVTNAAGGIRPGMSVGQPVLISDQINLTGRSPLRGAHFVNMVDAYSPALRRAARRVDPTLDDGVYAGLPGPQYETPAEIRMLGVIGADLVGMSTVHETIAARAAGLDVLGLSLVTNLAAGITGEALDHAEVLAVGRESATRMGRLLAAVIGEIA comes from the coding sequence ATGGATCCGACCGTCGACCCCGATGCCGCCGCACGCGCCGCCGCCGCGACCATTGCCGCCGAAACCGCCTGTCCCAGCCACGATGTCGCCGTCGTCCTCGGATCGGGGTGGGCACCGGCGGCGGCCGCGATCGGAGCGCCGACCGCCGAACTCGCGATGGCCGGAATTCCCGGCTTCGCCCCGCCGTCGGCGCAGGGCCACGCGGGCACCGTGCAGTCGATCCGCATCGGCGACGCCCGCGTCCTGGTGTTGCTCGGCCGCATCCACGCCTACGAGGGGCACGATCTGGCACGCGTCGTCCATCCGATCCGCACGGCGGCCGCGGCGGGTGCGCGCACCGTCGTGGTGACGAACGCGGCCGGCGGCATCCGGCCGGGCATGAGTGTCGGACAGCCGGTGCTCATCAGCGATCAGATCAATCTCACCGGTCGTTCGCCGCTGCGCGGGGCGCACTTCGTGAACATGGTCGACGCGTACTCCCCCGCGCTGCGGCGAGCCGCGCGCCGCGTCGATCCGACGCTCGACGACGGCGTGTACGCCGGTCTGCCCGGACCGCAGTACGAGACTCCGGCCGAGATCAGGATGCTGGGTGTGATCGGGGCCGACCTGGTCGGCATGTCGACTGTCCACGAGACGATCGCCGCGCGCGCCGCCGGACTGGACGTCCTCGGGTTGTCGCTGGTCACCAACCTCGCCGCGGGCATCACCGGTGAAGCGCTCGACCACGCGGAGGTGCTGGCCGTCGGCCGCGAATCCGCTACCCGCATGGGCCGGCTGCTGGCCGCGGTGATCGGCGAGATCGCCTGA